Proteins from a single region of Candidatus Syntrophosphaera sp.:
- a CDS encoding transposase: ERTFGSLKRSYGWSRTRYIGLSKTTFYLQMRCLAFNIKRGMKLISLSPV, from the coding sequence TGGAAAGAACCTTTGGTTCCCTGAAACGAAGTTATGGTTGGAGCCGAACCAGATATATTGGCCTATCCAAAACAACCTTCTACCTCCAGATGAGATGCCTGGCCTTTAACATAAAAAGGGGTATGAAACTGATTTCG